The Parus major isolate Abel chromosome Z, Parus_major1.1, whole genome shotgun sequence genome has a window encoding:
- the HMGCS1 gene encoding hydroxymethylglutaryl-CoA synthase, cytoplasmic isoform X1 has translation MGFRCVSATMPGSLPVNAESCWPKDVGIVALEIYFPSQYVDQTELEKYDGVDAGKYTIGLGQARMGFCSDREDINSLCLTVVQKLMERNNLSYDCIGRLEVGTETIIDKSKSVKTVLMQLFEESGNTDVEGIDTTNACYGGTAALFNAINWIESSSWDGRYALVVAGDIAVYASGNARPTGGAGAVAMLVGPNAPLIFERGLRGTHMQHAYDFYKPDMVSEYPVVDGKLSIQCYLSALDRCYTVYRNKIHAQWQKEGMDRHFTLNDFGFMIFHSPYCKLVQKSVARLLLNDFLSDQNPETATGIFSGLEAFRDIKLEDTYFDRDVEKAFMKASAELFNQKTKASLLVSNQNGNMYTPSVYGCLASLLAQYTPEQLAGQRISVFSYGSGFAATLYSIRVTQDATPGSALDKITASLSDLKTRLDSRKCIAPDVFAENMKLRQETHHLANYIPQCSVEDLFEGTWYLVRVDEKHRRTYARRPLMSDGPLEARVGVVHPGVVHEHIPSPAKKVPRIPATTESEGVTVAISNGEH, from the exons ATGGGATTCCGCTGCGT atcTGCCACGATGCCTGGGTCTCTTCCAGTGAATGCTGAATCCTGTTGGCCCAAAGATGTGGGAATTGTGGCactggaaatatattttccctctcAGTATGTTGAccagacagagctggagaagtATGATGGTGTGGATGCTGGGAAGTACACCATTGGGCTAGGCCAAGCAAGGATGGGGTTCTGCTCTGACCGTGAAGATATCAATTCCCTCTGCTTGACTGTGGTTCAGAAGCTCATGGAGAGGAATAACCTTTCCTATGATTGTATTGGGAGATTAGAAGTTGGAACGGAGACCATAATTGACAAATCAAAATCTGTGAAGACTGTCCTGATGCAGCTTTTTGAAGAGTCTGGTAATACAGATGTGGAAGGAATCGACACCACCAATGCATGCTATGGAggcactgctgctctttttaATGCCATTAATTGGATTGAGTCCAGTTCCTGGGATG GACGCTATGCCCTCGTGGTGGCTGGAGATATCGCTGTGTATGCCTCTGGAAATGCCAGGCCCACTGGGGGAGCTGGTGCTGTTGCAATGCTGGTTGGACCAAATGCACCGTTGATTTTTGAGAGAG GATTGCGTGGAACCCACATGCAGCATGCGTATGACTTCTATAAACCAGACATGGTCTCTGAATATCCTGTAGTGGATGGCAAGCTCTCCATACAGTGCTACCTCAGTGCATTAGACCGCTGCTACACCGTCTATCGCAACAAAATCCACGCCCAGTGGCAAAAGG AGGGGATGGACAGACATTTTACCTTGAATGACTTTGGGTTCATGATCTTCCATTCTCCGTACTGTAAACTGGTACAGAAATCTGTGGCTAGACTCTTGCTGAATGACTTCCTCAGTGACCAGAACCCAGAAACAGCAACTGGTATTTTCAGTGGTCTGGAAGCCTTCAG GGATATAAAACTTGAAGATACATACTTTGACAGAGATGTGGAAAAAGCTTTTATGAAAGCTAGTGCAGAGCTCTTCAATCAGAAAACCAAAGCTTCATTACTTGTATCCAATCAGAATGGAAATATGTATACCCCTTCAGTCTATGGTTGCCTTGCCTCTCTTCTAGCCCA GTACACCCCAGAGCAGCTTGCGGGACAGAGAATCAGTGTGTTCTCATATGGCTCTGGTTTTGCTGCTACCCTGTATTCCATCAGGGTGACACAGGATGCCACTCCTG GTTCTGCACTGGACAAAATAACTGCCAGCCTTTCTGATCTCAAAACAAGACTTGACTCAAGAAAATGTATTGCACCTGATGTCTTTGCTGAAAACATGAAGCTCAGACAGGAAACACATCACTTAG CAAATTATATTCCGCAGTGTTCAGTGGAGGATCTCTTTGAAGGAACGTGGTACCTTGTGCGCGTGGatgaaaaacacaggagaaCTTACGCCCGGCGCCCACTTATGAGTGATGGACCTCTGGAAGCAAGAGTTGGAGTTGTCCACCCAGGCGTTGTTCATGAG CACATCCCAAGCCCTGCTAAGAAAGTGCCAAGAATCCCTGCAACAACAGAATCTGAAGGCGTTACTGTCGCCATTTCCAATGGGGAGCACTAA
- the HMGCS1 gene encoding hydroxymethylglutaryl-CoA synthase, cytoplasmic isoform X2 — protein sequence MPGSLPVNAESCWPKDVGIVALEIYFPSQYVDQTELEKYDGVDAGKYTIGLGQARMGFCSDREDINSLCLTVVQKLMERNNLSYDCIGRLEVGTETIIDKSKSVKTVLMQLFEESGNTDVEGIDTTNACYGGTAALFNAINWIESSSWDGRYALVVAGDIAVYASGNARPTGGAGAVAMLVGPNAPLIFERGLRGTHMQHAYDFYKPDMVSEYPVVDGKLSIQCYLSALDRCYTVYRNKIHAQWQKEGMDRHFTLNDFGFMIFHSPYCKLVQKSVARLLLNDFLSDQNPETATGIFSGLEAFRDIKLEDTYFDRDVEKAFMKASAELFNQKTKASLLVSNQNGNMYTPSVYGCLASLLAQYTPEQLAGQRISVFSYGSGFAATLYSIRVTQDATPGSALDKITASLSDLKTRLDSRKCIAPDVFAENMKLRQETHHLANYIPQCSVEDLFEGTWYLVRVDEKHRRTYARRPLMSDGPLEARVGVVHPGVVHEHIPSPAKKVPRIPATTESEGVTVAISNGEH from the exons ATGCCTGGGTCTCTTCCAGTGAATGCTGAATCCTGTTGGCCCAAAGATGTGGGAATTGTGGCactggaaatatattttccctctcAGTATGTTGAccagacagagctggagaagtATGATGGTGTGGATGCTGGGAAGTACACCATTGGGCTAGGCCAAGCAAGGATGGGGTTCTGCTCTGACCGTGAAGATATCAATTCCCTCTGCTTGACTGTGGTTCAGAAGCTCATGGAGAGGAATAACCTTTCCTATGATTGTATTGGGAGATTAGAAGTTGGAACGGAGACCATAATTGACAAATCAAAATCTGTGAAGACTGTCCTGATGCAGCTTTTTGAAGAGTCTGGTAATACAGATGTGGAAGGAATCGACACCACCAATGCATGCTATGGAggcactgctgctctttttaATGCCATTAATTGGATTGAGTCCAGTTCCTGGGATG GACGCTATGCCCTCGTGGTGGCTGGAGATATCGCTGTGTATGCCTCTGGAAATGCCAGGCCCACTGGGGGAGCTGGTGCTGTTGCAATGCTGGTTGGACCAAATGCACCGTTGATTTTTGAGAGAG GATTGCGTGGAACCCACATGCAGCATGCGTATGACTTCTATAAACCAGACATGGTCTCTGAATATCCTGTAGTGGATGGCAAGCTCTCCATACAGTGCTACCTCAGTGCATTAGACCGCTGCTACACCGTCTATCGCAACAAAATCCACGCCCAGTGGCAAAAGG AGGGGATGGACAGACATTTTACCTTGAATGACTTTGGGTTCATGATCTTCCATTCTCCGTACTGTAAACTGGTACAGAAATCTGTGGCTAGACTCTTGCTGAATGACTTCCTCAGTGACCAGAACCCAGAAACAGCAACTGGTATTTTCAGTGGTCTGGAAGCCTTCAG GGATATAAAACTTGAAGATACATACTTTGACAGAGATGTGGAAAAAGCTTTTATGAAAGCTAGTGCAGAGCTCTTCAATCAGAAAACCAAAGCTTCATTACTTGTATCCAATCAGAATGGAAATATGTATACCCCTTCAGTCTATGGTTGCCTTGCCTCTCTTCTAGCCCA GTACACCCCAGAGCAGCTTGCGGGACAGAGAATCAGTGTGTTCTCATATGGCTCTGGTTTTGCTGCTACCCTGTATTCCATCAGGGTGACACAGGATGCCACTCCTG GTTCTGCACTGGACAAAATAACTGCCAGCCTTTCTGATCTCAAAACAAGACTTGACTCAAGAAAATGTATTGCACCTGATGTCTTTGCTGAAAACATGAAGCTCAGACAGGAAACACATCACTTAG CAAATTATATTCCGCAGTGTTCAGTGGAGGATCTCTTTGAAGGAACGTGGTACCTTGTGCGCGTGGatgaaaaacacaggagaaCTTACGCCCGGCGCCCACTTATGAGTGATGGACCTCTGGAAGCAAGAGTTGGAGTTGTCCACCCAGGCGTTGTTCATGAG CACATCCCAAGCCCTGCTAAGAAAGTGCCAAGAATCCCTGCAACAACAGAATCTGAAGGCGTTACTGTCGCCATTTCCAATGGGGAGCACTAA
- the CCL28 gene encoding C-C motif chemokine 28: protein MDVKFVIVLVVLPLMVSQTSETLFPGAFNCCMKISDEIPKGILRRVERFEIQKADGLCHLEAVILHMKGKKFCVNPWNRKIKKMMKKMKHKIHRSKSHTRKQRRTRITKQKEQKQQQNEARP, encoded by the exons ATGGATGTGAAATTTGTCATTGTTTTGGTTGTTCTACCACTCATGGTTAGTCAGACGTCTGAGA CTTTGTTCCCTGGGGCCTTTAACTGTTGCATGAAAATTTCAGATGAAATTCCCAAAGGAATTCTCAGAAGAGTGGAGAGATTTGAAATCCAGAAAGCTGATGGCCTGTGTCACCTAGAGGCTGTTAT tctTCACATGAAAGGCAAAAAGTTCTGTGTGAATCCatggaacagaaaaatcaagaaaatgatgaagaagatgaagcaCAAGATTCATAGGAGCAAATCTCATAccagaaagcagagaagaacCAGAATTACcaaacagaaagaacagaagcagcagcaaaatgaagCAAGACCATGA